The Pseudomonas orientalis genome contains a region encoding:
- the znuC gene encoding zinc ABC transporter ATP-binding protein ZnuC — MSNPLIRLEQVGVTFAGQHVLDNIALSVEPGQIVTLIGPNGAGKTTLVRAVLGLLKPDRGSVWRKPRLRVGYMPQKLHVDPTLPLSVLRFLRLVPGVDRARAQAALKEVGAEQVIDSPVQSISGGEMQRVLLARALLREPELLVLDEPVQGVDVAGQAELYSLITRLRDRHGCGVLMVSHDLHLVMSTTDQVVCLNRHVCCSGHPEQVSGDPAFVELFGKNAQSLAIYHHHHDHAHDLHGAVVDDASTPHVHGDSCKHG, encoded by the coding sequence ATGAGCAACCCGTTAATCCGCCTGGAGCAGGTCGGGGTCACGTTCGCCGGGCAACACGTGCTGGACAACATTGCGCTGAGCGTGGAGCCGGGGCAGATCGTGACCCTGATCGGCCCCAACGGCGCCGGCAAGACCACCCTGGTGCGCGCCGTGCTCGGCTTGCTCAAGCCCGACCGCGGCAGCGTATGGCGCAAGCCCCGGCTGCGCGTGGGCTATATGCCGCAGAAGCTGCACGTGGACCCCACACTGCCGCTGTCGGTATTGCGCTTTCTGCGCCTGGTGCCCGGTGTAGACCGCGCCCGCGCCCAAGCGGCGCTCAAGGAAGTCGGCGCCGAACAGGTGATCGACAGCCCGGTGCAGAGCATCTCCGGCGGTGAAATGCAGCGCGTGCTGCTGGCCCGCGCCCTGCTGCGCGAGCCGGAGCTGCTGGTGCTCGATGAGCCGGTGCAAGGCGTCGACGTCGCCGGCCAGGCCGAGCTGTACAGCCTGATTACCCGTTTGCGCGACCGCCATGGCTGCGGCGTGCTGATGGTCTCCCACGACTTGCACCTGGTGATGAGCACCACCGATCAAGTGGTCTGCCTCAACCGTCACGTGTGCTGCTCCGGCCACCCGGAACAGGTCAGCGGCGACCCGGCGTTCGTCGAGCTGTTCGGCAAAAACGCGCAAAGTCTGGCGATCTACCATCACCATCACGACCATGCCCACGATCTGCATGGCGCCGTTGTCGATGACGCTTCTACCCCCCACGTTCATGGAGATAGCTGCAAGCATGGCTGA
- a CDS encoding PA5502 family lipoprotein, protein MKPFTFRYLLLAAFSLLLGACQSTPPAAPEALDPRAAAIAQLEQNLASSELATAEDQLATLQAQSPNDPALEAYQRQLAEAYLQRSQIVLQKGDVNAAATALSRARALMPKAPALTGGVNSAISHARKAELDQAEAALKAAEAKPAAKVIDPAAPSTTVALNLADVEAMRHQLDAIATDVVNYQCDVSIQVPRTEDYPWLATLLAKRVKRIDSGYDLKIHRQILKHIPAQVVLIPRKAD, encoded by the coding sequence ATGAAGCCGTTCACTTTCCGTTATCTGCTCCTTGCCGCATTTTCCCTGCTGCTGGGCGCCTGTCAAAGCACACCGCCCGCCGCTCCCGAAGCGCTGGACCCGCGCGCGGCGGCCATCGCGCAGCTGGAGCAAAACCTGGCCAGCAGCGAATTGGCCACGGCCGAAGACCAGCTCGCCACCTTGCAGGCCCAATCGCCCAATGACCCGGCGCTCGAGGCTTACCAGCGCCAGCTGGCCGAAGCCTACTTGCAGCGCAGCCAGATCGTGCTGCAAAAGGGTGACGTCAACGCCGCCGCCACGGCGCTAAGCCGTGCCCGCGCGCTGATGCCCAAGGCCCCGGCCCTGACCGGCGGCGTCAACAGCGCCATCAGTCATGCGCGCAAAGCCGAGCTCGATCAGGCCGAGGCCGCCCTGAAAGCGGCCGAAGCCAAGCCCGCCGCCAAGGTCATCGACCCGGCGGCGCCGAGCACCACCGTGGCGTTGAATTTGGCGGATGTCGAAGCCATGCGCCATCAGCTGGATGCCATCGCCACCGACGTGGTGAATTACCAGTGCGACGTCAGTATCCAGGTGCCACGCACCGAGGATTACCCGTGGCTGGCCACATTACTGGCCAAACGGGTGAAGCGGATTGATTCGGGGTATGACCTGAAGATTCACCGGCAGATTCTGAAGCACATTCCGGCGCAGGTTGTGCTGATTCCGCGTAAAGCGGACTAA
- the katE gene encoding catalase HPII, producing MSTKKPATPPKSELAGTDTLDRGNTNAKLQALEEFRSDATGQALRTNQGVKISDNQNTLKVGARGPSLLEDFIMREKITHFDHERIPERIVHARGTGAHGYFQSYGDHSALTKAGFLRTPEHKTPVFARFSTVQGPRGSGDTVRDVRGFAVKFFTEEGNFDLVGNNMPVFFIQDAIKFPDFVHAVKPEPHNEIPTGGSAHDTFWDFVSLVPESAHMVVWAMSDRAIPKSLRAMQGFGVHTFRLINTEGKSSFVKFHWRPKVGTCSLVWDEAQKLAGKDTDYHRRDLWESIESGDYPEWELGVQIVAEEDEHKFDFDLLDPTKIIPEELVPITPLGKMVLNRNPDNFFAEVEQVAFCPGHIVPGIDFTNDPLLQGRLFSYTDTQISRLGGPNFHEIPINRPVAPFHNGQRDAQHRTVIDKGRAAYEPNSIDGGWPKETPPGPTDGGFETYYERVDANKVRERSESFGDHFSQATLFFNSMSHHEKEHIIAAYSFELGKVEREHIRARQVNEILANIDLELAKRVAQNLGLPAPTKGTVPVRETSLKESPALSQVNLLSGDIKTRKVAILAANGVDGAAIAALKAALEAEGAHAKLLGPTSAPVTTADGKSLPVDASMEGMPSIAFDAVFIPGGKESVKTLSGDGVALHYVLEAYKHLKAIAVASDVKPLLDLLKLEADAGLIVGADAKAFKAFFAAIAQHRVWEREPKAKAIPA from the coding sequence ATGAGTACCAAGAAGCCAGCCACCCCGCCGAAGAGTGAACTCGCGGGCACTGATACCCTGGACCGAGGCAATACCAACGCCAAACTGCAGGCGCTGGAAGAATTCCGTTCCGATGCGACCGGTCAGGCCCTGCGCACCAACCAGGGCGTGAAAATCTCCGACAACCAGAACACCCTGAAGGTCGGCGCGCGTGGCCCGTCGCTGCTGGAAGACTTCATCATGCGTGAAAAAATCACGCACTTTGACCATGAGCGTATTCCGGAGCGCATCGTGCATGCCCGTGGTACGGGCGCCCATGGCTATTTCCAGAGCTACGGCGACCATTCGGCGCTGACCAAGGCTGGGTTCCTACGGACTCCAGAACATAAAACGCCGGTGTTCGCGCGTTTTTCCACAGTGCAGGGCCCGCGCGGTTCCGGTGACACCGTGCGTGACGTACGCGGTTTCGCCGTGAAGTTTTTCACCGAGGAAGGCAACTTCGACCTGGTGGGCAACAACATGCCGGTGTTCTTCATTCAGGATGCGATCAAGTTTCCTGACTTCGTGCATGCCGTTAAGCCTGAGCCGCACAACGAGATTCCTACCGGCGGGTCGGCGCACGATACGTTCTGGGATTTTGTTTCGCTGGTGCCTGAATCGGCGCATATGGTGGTGTGGGCAATGTCTGACCGCGCCATTCCAAAAAGCCTGCGTGCCATGCAGGGCTTTGGCGTGCATACCTTCCGTTTGATCAACACCGAAGGCAAATCGAGCTTTGTGAAGTTTCACTGGCGGCCGAAAGTCGGCACCTGCTCGCTGGTATGGGACGAAGCGCAAAAGCTGGCCGGTAAAGACACCGACTACCACCGTCGCGACCTGTGGGAATCGATCGAAAGCGGCGATTACCCTGAGTGGGAGCTGGGCGTGCAGATCGTTGCAGAAGAAGACGAGCATAAGTTCGACTTCGACCTGCTCGACCCGACCAAGATCATCCCGGAGGAACTGGTACCGATCACGCCGCTGGGCAAGATGGTGCTCAACCGTAACCCGGACAACTTCTTTGCCGAGGTCGAGCAGGTTGCGTTCTGCCCGGGCCATATCGTGCCGGGTATCGACTTCACCAACGACCCACTGCTGCAAGGTCGTCTGTTTTCCTACACGGACACCCAGATCAGCCGTCTCGGCGGGCCGAACTTCCATGAGATCCCGATCAACCGCCCAGTGGCGCCGTTCCATAACGGCCAGCGCGACGCTCAGCATCGCACGGTGATCGATAAAGGGCGTGCGGCTTATGAGCCCAACTCCATCGATGGCGGCTGGCCGAAGGAAACACCTCCCGGTCCTACGGATGGTGGCTTCGAGACTTACTACGAGCGCGTGGATGCCAACAAGGTGCGTGAGCGCAGCGAATCGTTCGGCGACCACTTCTCCCAGGCCACGCTGTTCTTCAACAGCATGAGCCATCACGAGAAAGAGCACATCATCGCCGCCTACAGCTTCGAGTTGGGCAAGGTCGAGCGCGAACATATCCGTGCCCGCCAGGTGAATGAGATTCTGGCCAACATCGACCTGGAACTGGCCAAGCGCGTTGCGCAGAACCTGGGCTTGCCGGCGCCGACCAAAGGCACGGTGCCTGTGCGTGAAACGTCGTTGAAGGAATCGCCGGCCTTGAGCCAGGTGAACCTGCTGTCGGGTGACATCAAGACGCGCAAAGTGGCAATTCTGGCGGCGAACGGTGTGGACGGCGCGGCGATTGCTGCACTCAAGGCAGCCCTGGAGGCTGAAGGTGCGCATGCCAAGCTGCTCGGGCCGACGTCGGCGCCTGTGACCACGGCCGATGGCAAGTCGCTGCCGGTGGATGCGTCGATGGAAGGCATGCCGTCCATTGCGTTCGACGCGGTGTTTATCCCGGGCGGCAAGGAGTCGGTCAAGACCCTGAGCGGCGACGGCGTGGCATTGCACTACGTGCTGGAAGCGTACAAGCACCTGAAGGCCATTGCGGTCGCCAGCGACGTGAAGCCATTGCTCGACCTGTTGAAGCTGGAAGCGGATGCGGGGTTGATCGTGGGGGCGGATGCCAAGGCGTTCAAGGCGTTCTTTGCCGCGATTGCTCAGCATCGGGTGTGGGAGCGTGAGCCGAAGGCTAAGGCGATTCCGGCTTAA
- the znuB gene encoding zinc ABC transporter permease subunit ZnuB — protein MADFLLYALLAGLALALVAGPLGSFVVWRRMAYFGDTLSHAALLGVAMGFLLDVSPTIAVTVGCLLLAVLLVTLQQRQPLASDTLLGILAPSTLSLGLVVLSFMHEVRIDLMAYLFGDLLAISPTDLAWILGGSAAVLLVLVSLWRPLLAITVHEELATVEGLPVPALRLALMLLIAVVIAVAMKIVGVLLITSLLIIPAAAAQRHARSPEQMAIGASLLGMLAVCGGLALSWFKDTPAGPSIVVSAAALFLLSFVLPRRGV, from the coding sequence ATGGCTGATTTTCTGCTCTACGCCCTGCTGGCAGGCTTGGCTTTGGCGTTGGTCGCGGGCCCATTGGGCTCGTTCGTGGTCTGGCGGCGCATGGCGTACTTTGGCGACACCCTGTCCCATGCCGCACTGCTTGGCGTGGCCATGGGCTTCCTGCTCGACGTGAGCCCGACCATCGCCGTAACCGTCGGCTGCCTGCTGCTGGCGGTGTTACTGGTGACGCTGCAGCAGCGCCAGCCGCTGGCGTCCGACACGCTGCTGGGCATCCTGGCGCCGAGCACCCTGTCCCTGGGCCTGGTGGTACTGAGCTTCATGCATGAAGTGCGCATCGACCTGATGGCCTACCTGTTTGGCGATCTGCTGGCGATCAGCCCTACCGATCTTGCGTGGATCCTCGGTGGTAGCGCGGCGGTGCTTTTGGTGCTGGTGAGCCTGTGGCGCCCGCTGCTGGCAATCACCGTGCACGAGGAGCTTGCAACGGTCGAAGGTTTGCCCGTGCCGGCCCTGCGCCTGGCGCTGATGCTGTTGATCGCGGTGGTGATCGCTGTCGCGATGAAGATTGTCGGCGTATTGTTGATCACCTCGCTGCTGATCATTCCAGCCGCCGCCGCTCAGCGCCATGCCCGTTCGCCGGAGCAAATGGCCATCGGCGCCAGTCTGCTGGGCATGCTGGCAGTGTGTGGGGGCCTGGCCTTGTCATGGTTCAAAGACACGCCGGCCGGGCCGTCGATTGTGGTGTCGGCGGCCGCCCTGTTTCTGCTGAGTTTTGTCCTGCCCCGTCGAGGGGTGTAG
- a CDS encoding Fur family transcriptional regulator, with the protein MPITPLASRPHDHSHCVHSALSEADTLCAQKGLRLTALRRRVLELVWQSHKPLGAYDILGVLSEQDGRRAAPPTVYRALDFLLENGLVHRIASLNAFVGCNHPEHAHQGQFLICRECHAAIELEQKSISDAIIKSAAGVGFSVEGQTVEVVGLCSGCQGA; encoded by the coding sequence ATGCCTATTACACCGCTTGCCAGCCGTCCCCACGACCACTCTCACTGCGTTCACAGCGCATTGTCGGAGGCCGACACCCTATGCGCGCAGAAGGGTTTGCGCCTGACCGCGCTGCGTCGTCGCGTGCTGGAGCTGGTGTGGCAAAGCCACAAGCCGCTGGGCGCGTATGACATCCTCGGCGTACTCAGCGAGCAGGACGGCCGCCGCGCCGCGCCGCCTACGGTTTACCGCGCGCTGGATTTCCTGCTGGAAAACGGCCTGGTGCACCGCATCGCCTCGCTCAACGCGTTTGTCGGCTGCAACCACCCGGAGCACGCGCACCAGGGCCAGTTCCTGATTTGCCGCGAGTGCCACGCCGCCATTGAGCTTGAACAGAAAAGCATCAGTGATGCCATCATCAAAAGCGCCGCCGGAGTCGGCTTCAGCGTCGAAGGGCAAACGGTCGAAGTGGTCGGCCTGTGCTCGGGCTGTCAGGGGGCTTGA